A segment of the Promicromonospora sukumoe genome:
GGCACCTCGCGGACGGCGGCGAGCACCAGGTTGCCGTAGCGGCGTCCCTTGAGGATCGCGGGCTCGGCGACGGCGGCCAGTCGGCCCTGTGCCGCGGCACCCGGCCCGAACGCCTCGGCGAGGCTCGCGACCTCACGGCGCGCGGTGGTCAGCGGCGGCCGGTCGGCGCAGTTGACCAGGAGGATGCCGCCGGGCCGCAGCACCCGGTGGGCCTCGGCGGCGAAGCCCGTGCCCACGAGGTGCGCGGGCGTGCGGTCGCCCGCGAAGACGTCGCGGACCACCACGTCGTACGAGGCGTCGCGGGCGGAGGCGAGGGCGCGCCCGGCGTCGTCGGCGCGCAGGCGCAGCAGGGGCGAGCGCGGCAGGGCGAACCACTCGCGGACGAGCTCCAGGAGGCGGGGGTCGAGGTCGACGCCGAGCTGGCGGGAGCCGGGCCGCTCGTGCTCCACGTGCCGGGCGAAGGCGCTGCCGGCCGCGCCGAGGTGCAGCACCCGCAGCGGCCCGGGCGGCAGGAGCGCCACGAACGCTGCCATCTGCTGCATGTACTCGAAGTCGAGAAAACCGGGGTCGGCGAGGTCGAGGCTGGAGCTCGGCACGCCGTTGACGTGCAGCGTCACCCGCTGCGGGAAGTCAGGGTCGCGCACCACCTCGGCGGTGCCGGTGCTGATCGGCACGGGGCCGACGGGCAGCTCGGCGGGGAGTGTCAGTGGTGCGGAGGAGGATGGGCGGCGTCGGGCGGAGCGGCGGGCCATGAGGACAGTGTCCCCCGGACCCGCGGCCCGCTTGACAGGATAGAACGTATGTTCGATAGTGTCGCACAAGGGGTTCGATCGGAGGTTCGAGATGGGCAGCATGCAGTCTCAGAGCGGTCGGGACGTGGTCTCGGCACGGATGCTCGTGCCGCGCGCCGTCCCGCCGGGTGTCAGCGCGCTGCTGCGCAAGGCGGACGCGGAGCTCGCCGAGGCCGCGCGTGCGGCCGACCCGGGCGACCGGTTCGTGCACGCGCACCTCGCGGCCATCCGGTCGGCCGCCGCCATCGTGGCGCTGCGCGGCCGCCCGTCGGCGCGTTCCGGCGCGCGGACGGTGTGGGACATGCTCGCGCACGCCGAGCCGGACCTCGCGGCCTGGTCGGGCTACTTCGCCTCCGGCGCGCCCCTGCGGGCAGCCGTGGACGCCGGCCGACCGGAGCAGGTCGAGGCCGCGCGTGCGGACGAGCTGCTCGCGTGCGCCGAGGACTTCCGGGACGAGGTGGCCATGCTCGTGGACCCGCAGACGGGTTTCGCGACGCAGCGCCTCACCCTGGTGCCCGAGGCGTCGTGACCCGCCCCGCGCGGCGGGCGCGGACCGGCCCCCGGGCCGTGTGATCCTCGGGGCAGCGGTCCTTGAGTCAGTGATCCTCGCGGCACCGCACAGGCGAGTGCTGGACGACAGCAGGAACGGAGCACGTCAGTGAGCAAGGGGCCGCGGTCAGCGGCGGCGAGACGCAACTGGGGGTCGGACGAGTCCGGCTGCTCCGTGCTGCACCTCGACATGGACGCGTTCTTCGCGTCCTGCGAGCTGGCCCGGCGGCCGGAGCTGCGCGGGCTGCCCGTCATCGTCGGCGCGCAGGAGCGGGGCGTCGTGCTCGCCGCCACGTACGAGGCGCGGGCGTTCGGCGTCCGGTCCGCGATGCCGATGACGCGGGCGCGCGTGCTGTGCCCGCAGGCCGTCGTCGTGCGGCCCGACCACGACCTGTACCGCGACGTGTCCCGCTCGGTCATGGGGATGCTGCACGAGGTCACGCCGCTGGTCGAGCAGATCAGCGTGGACGAGGCCTTCCTGGACGTGAGCGGTGCCCGACGGCGCCTGGGCCCGCCCACGGTGATCGGGGCCGCGCTGCGCCGCCGGATCGAGCGGGAGCACGGGGTGACGGCCTCGGTGGGCATCGCCCGGAACAAGTTCGTGGCGAAGCTGGCCTCCACGCACTCCAAGCCGGACGGTCTGATGCTCGTGCCGGTGTCCGCCACCGTCGACTTCCTGCACACGCTGCCCGTCGGGGCGCTGTGGGGCGTGGGGGAGAAGACCGAGAAGTCGCTCGCCGCCTGGGGGATCACCACGGTCGAGGAGCTGGCGAACACCGACCTGCCGAGCCTGCAGGCGGCCGTCGGCCGGGTCAGCGGCGCGCACCTGCACGACCTCGCGTGGGGCCGCGACCCGCGCCCCGTCGTGCCCGAGCACCACGAGCAGAGCATCGGCGCCGAGACCACCTTCGGCACGGACCAGGACGACACCGAGACCGTGAACCGGCGGGTGCTGGAGCTGTCCGACCGGGTGGCGGCCCGGCTGCGGCACCAGGGCGTCATGGCGCGCACGGTGTCGGTGAAGGTGCGCTCCAGCGACTTCGCGACATTCACCCGGTCACGCACGCTGGACGGTCCCACGGACGTCGCCCGGGAGATCTATCTCGTGGCGCGCGAGCTCGTCGCGGCGGTCGATCTGGGCGGCCTCCCGGTCCGGCTGGTGGGCGTACGGGGTGAAAACCTGCGTCAACGTGACGGTTCCACCCAGCAGCTCACGCTGGAGGAAGCGGTCGACCCGCGCTCCGGGGCGCAGCGCGAGGCGGAGGTCGCGCTCGACGCGGTGCGTGAGAAGTTTGGGAAAACGGCGATCGACCTGGGTGTACACCGCAAGAACGGCACGCATCTTTACTGATCTGCCCCTATAGTCATGGGTATGCCCGGGATGTCGACTACCAACGACGGCCGGGTCGTCCTATCCTGAGAGGGACACTGTTCCTTTGCGAGATCCGGGGGTCTCGATGCCTCTGTCCGAGTACGAGCAGCGGGTGCTGGAGCAGATGGAGCGTGCTCTGACGTCAGACGACCCGCGGCTGGCGAACACGCTCCAGTCCACAGGCCGTGGTAATGCGCTCCGTTATGTGCTGTCCGGGGCCGGCGTCGTCGTCGGCCTGCTTCTTCTTGTCGTCGGTGCAGCGACGTCGCGTACGTGGCTCGGGGCCATCGGCTTCGTGCTGATGTTCGCGGGTGTGGTCTTCGCGTTCCTCGGACCGCGCAAGAAGCAGCAAGAGGGCCCGGTCGGGGTCGTCGGCGAAGACGGCACGGTCCAGCCTCCCCAAGGGGGAGCACGCAAGGCCCGCAAGCGCCAGGGTGGCAGCCGTTCCGGCGGCTTCCTCGCCCGGCTGGAAGAGCGCTGGGAGAACCGGCGTAATCAGGGCGGCCGCTAGCCGGCCAACCGTTCGAGGTGGTCCCCACCGGACCACCGCACGACAGGAGCCGGGCCCCGTCGGGGCCCGGCTCCTGTCGTGTGCCCGGCTCCGTGAAGCCCGGCTTCGTTGAGTGCGGGATATTCGTCCTTCTCGAGCCTCGAGAAGGACGAATATCCCGCACTCAACGGGGTGGGGTCAGGGCTTGCGGGTGAGGGCCGCCGCCAGCTCCGTCGTCACCGTGGTCGTGAGCTCCTCGAGCTCGGCGGCCGTCGGCGGCGTGGAGTCGCGGGCGTACCGCTCGTCCTCGGCGGCGTCGGCCAGGGCGGTGAGCCGTTCGGCGACGTCGTCGGGCAGGGGTGTGCCCGTGCGCGTGCGCACCTCGTCCGCGATGACCTCCGGCGCCCGGCGCAGCGTGACCGACGGGCCCAGCCGCACCTCCTGCTCGGCGAGCAGTGCCAGGACCCGGGCCCAGGCCCGTTCGGGGTCGAGCTCCTCGACCTCCGCCCGACGGCGCAGCAGCAGCCAGGCGGCCCCGCCGAGCACCCCGAGCGCGATGATGACCGCGACCGCCCAGGCCCAGCCGGGCAGCGTCCGGTCGGACACCTGGCTGCCGGCCGACGCGTCCTCCGTGGCGCCCGCCCCGGACTCCTCGGGCTGCTGCGACGGCTGCTGCGTGGGCACCTCGGGAGCCCGCGACGGCGTGGGCAGGGCGCTGGGCGCGGTGCCCGTGCCCGGGTTCGCGTACGCGGGCAGCGGGCCGGTCTGCACCTGCGGCGTCGGCTCGAAACGGACCCAGCCGACGGACGGGAAGTAGATCTCGGGCCAGGCGTGCGAGTCCTGGCCGGTGACCCGGTAGCTCCCGTTGCCGTCGGGCCGGCCGGGCAGCCAGCCGACGCCGATCCGGGCCGGGATGTCGAGGCTGCGCGCCATCACCATCATCGAGAGGGCGTACTGCGTGCAGTACCCCTCCTTGTTCTGCAGGAAGTCCCAGACGGTGTCGGACGAGCCCCGGTAGTCGGCGTCCGGGTTGTAGACGAACCCGGCGCCCGAGCGCAGGTGGTTCTGCAGCGCGACGACGGCGTCGAAGCGCGTGGGCGCGTCCCCCACGACCTCCTGGGCGTAGGCGGCGATGTCCTCGCGGTGCTCGGTGTCCGGCACCTCCGTGTAGCCGGCGGACCGCGGGTCGCCCGAGGCGGGCGTGGCCCGCAGCAGCTCGGGCGTGAGCCCCCGGTCGAGGACGTCGACGGTGTACGGGGCGCCCTGCTCGGTGCCCTGGTTGCTGCGCACCTCGTCGCGCAGGGCGTCGTAGGCCCAGTCGCCGTCGACGTCGACCGTCCGGGGTTCGAGCGGCAGCGGCAGCTCCGCGCCGTCGAGCTGCCCGATCCGGACGTCCATGCGGCGGCTCTCGCCCGCGGCGCCCTCACCGGGCGGGGCGAGGACCGTGGTCGCGTCGAAGGTGGCCAGGCCGCCGGTGGGCACGTTCCGGTTGGTCTGGACGCCGTCGAACGCGGTGAGCGTCATGACGCGCAGGGGACCGGTCGGCTCGCCGTCGGCCATCGTGTACGTGAGCACCGTGTTGGCGGACCGGGCGCTCAGCGGCTGGCGCATGTCGAGCTCGGAGGACAGCTCGACCGTGTCGGACGGCGTCGAGATGAGCTGGTTCCACGTGCCGGCCAGCGCCGGCAGCGCGGCCATGCCGGTCGCCACGCCGAGCGAGGCCGCGGCGACGGCCACGGACGTCAGCGCCGTGATGCCGGAGCGGAACCGCTGCGCCCGGCGTACCGCCGCGGACTCCGAGTCGGTGCGCCGGCCGGGGGTCACCCCGACCGGGTCGACGGTGAGCAGCAGGAGGATCGCGGTGACGCTGATGACGAAGACCGGCCACTGCACGTCGCCGATGAGGGTCAGGGGCGGCGTCCACAGGAGCAGGAGCGGCACCCCGGCGAAGCCGGGCATACGGGCCCCGGCCAGCGAGTCGACCACGAGCAGCACCAGCAGCGTGCCGCCGACGGCGACCATGCTGATCGCGGGGCCGGGGTCGACCGGCGCCACCTGGGTGCTCATCAGCTCGGTCGCCTGCCGGAACCGTTCGAGCGCCTGCTCCACGGCGTCCGGGCCCACGAAGGGCTCGAACCGCTGCCCGGGGCCGCCGTAGCGGGCCAGGACGTACCAGACGGCCACGACGAGGCCCGCCGCCGTCGCGACGAACGAGGCGCCGCCCGCCGCCCGGTCGGCGGCGCGGTCGGCGCTCGGCCCCTGGCCGGCCGCCCGGCGGGTGGCCGCGCGGTCCACCGCGTTGCGCAGCAGCACGTACCGCACCACGCACGTGGTGGCGGAGACGAGGAGCACGCCGGTGGTGCCGGCGGTGAGCCAGGGTCCGGGGTCGATGACGAGCGTGAGGGCGTGCATGGAGGCGATGACGGCGATCGCGACGAGCACGCCGGAGGCGACGGTGCGGACCAGCGGGCCGCGGTGCGCGGGGATCATGGCGCACGCTCCGCGAGCAGGGCCCAGGCGCGCTCCGGGTCGGTGCGGGCCTCGCAGGTGCTGACGTGCCAGCCGGAGGCGCGCAGCTCGGCGGCCGTCTGGTCCAGCTCGTGCTGGAAGCCGGCGCCGCGTGGCGCCACCAGAAGGGCCCAGCAGGTGCCCTCGGCGCCGAGCGCGGCGAGGTCGTGGCGCGCGTCGGGTCCCTGGGGGCCGAGCACGGCCACGACGATCTCGCCGGGGGCCCGGGCGAGCCGGAGCGCACGCGCGGTGGTGCTGGTCGCGTGCTGCCCCTCCGAGACGCCGCGGTGCCCGCGGATGTCGACACAGGCGTCCAGCAGGGCGGAGCGGCTGGCGCGCGTGGTCGCGAACCGCACCCCCTCGACGCTCGGCGCGACGCTGGTGGTCACGAGGCGGGCCGGGTGGCCGCCGTCGAGGAACGAGGTCGCGATCGAGGCGGCGAGCTCGACGGCCCACTCGCCGTCGTCCACCGCGGCCGGGCGGCGCATGCTCCCGGACTCCTGCCAGTGCGGCAGCAGGGAACGGTCGAGCAGCACGCTCACGGGCCGCACGCCGGCGCTCTCGTCGGCGCGGACCATGAGCTGGCCGCGGCGCGCGGCGCTGGCCCAGTGCACGCGGCGCGGGTCGTCGCCCGCGACGTACTCGCGCAGCACGGAGTCGTCGCTGGACTGCAGGCGCGCCCCGGTGGCGGAATGGTCGACGTCGCCCACGGACCGCGTGCGGACGGCGAGCTCGACGGTCCGGGGCCACACGGGGACGTGCGTGGCCCTGCCGAGCGGCTGGGTGGCCCGGACCAGGCCGAACACGTCGGTCCGGGTGGTCAGCAGCGGGCCGAGCGACCAGCGGCCGCGGCGCATCGGCGTGAGCGAGTAGTGCACGGTGATCCGGTCGGCGCGCGCGGAGACCCGGGCGCGGATGCCCTGGTGCCCGGCGAGCTCGTGCGCCGCCTGCTCCGACAGCCGCAGCCGGGACAGGCGCTCGTACGCCGCGCCGGAGGCCTGGTGCGCCGCGACCAGCAGGCTCACCTCCGCCGTGCGGTCGCGCACCACGGGGTTGGGTGCCACCGACCGCGTCACCTGCAGGGCGCCGCGCCCCGACTCCAGCCGCTGCGTGCCGATGACCAGCCACGCCACCGCGACGGCGATGAGCGCGGCCGCGCCCAGCCCCACGAGGTCGGGCAGGGTGAGCACCAGCCCGAGCGGGATCAGGACGCCGCCCACGCAGGCGGCGCCGATGCCGCGGGGGGTGAGCCGGACCCGGCTGATCCTGGCGAGCGTGTCACGCCATGTCATGTGCCTGCCGCCCCGGCCGCTCAGAACTGACGCCGGTCGGCGGGCTCGAGCGCCGGCACCGGTGTGCGCTGCACGATCTCGTCCACGAGCGTCTCCGGGGTCACGCCCCCGAGGCGGGCCTCGGTCGTGAGGATGAGGCGGTGGGCCAGCACGGGACGGGCCAGCCGCTGGATGTCGTCGGGCAGCACGTGGTCGCGGCCCGCCATGGCGGCGATGGCCTTGGCGGCGCGCAGGAGCTGGAGCGAGGCCCGCGGCGAGGCACCGAGCCGCAGGCCGGGGTGCTCGCGCGTCGCGCCGACGAGGCCCACCACGTACCGCTTCACCGAGGGGGACGCGTACAGCGACCGCACGAGGGCGGAGAACCGCAGCAGCGTGTGCCCGTCGGTCACGGCCTCCAGGTGGGCCAGCGGTGTGGTGGCCTCCTGCCGGTCGAGCATGAGCATCTCGGCGTCGATGTCCGGGTACCCCACGGTGATGCGGGCCATGAACCGGTCGCGCTGCGCCTCGGGCAGCGGGTAGGTGCCCTCCATCTCGACCGGGTTCTGCGTGGCGACCACGAGGAACGGCCGGGGGAGCTGGTGGGTGGTGCCGTCGACCGTGGTCTGGCCCTCCTCCATGCACTCCAGCAGCGCGGACTGGGTCTTCGGCGAGGCGCGGTTGATCTCGTCGCCGATCACGATGTTGCTGAACACCGGGCCCGGCCGGAACTCGAACTCGTGGGTGCCGGTACGGAAGATGTTGACGCCCGTGAGGTCGCTCGGCAGCAGGTCCGGGGTGAACTGGATGCGGCCGACGTGGCAGTCGATGCTGCGCGCGACCGCCTTGGCGAGAGTGGTCTTGCCGACGCCGGGCACGTCCTCGACGAGCAGGTGGCCCTCGGCCAGCAGGACGGCCAGCGTGATGTCGGCGAGGCCGGGCCGGCCCGTCACGACGGACTCGACGGCGCCCCGGACGCGGGCCATGGTCTCCACCAGCTCGTCGAGCGCGCCCGGTCCGGGCGCCGCCTGCGGGGCGGGTCCGCCGGCGTAGTGAGGATCCGTGAGGCCGGACGTGGCGGGTTCCGTGTGCACTGGGGGACCTCCATCGGGCCGGGAGTCAGGCCGGGTTTCTGGCGCTGGGCGCGCTGTTCGGGCGCCGGGGCGATGAACGCTCGCCCGGCTGGTCCAGCCTAGTAGAGATGTAAAGCACTCTGTCGGGTGCGTCACGCGGTCTTCACACATCCCAGGGCTGGCCTCGCCCTGGCGATTCGATGCCCCACCAGGGCGTCCGCGCGCGCAGACGGGCGGCACGGAGCGGGCTGATCAGACATTCCACGCCACGCCGGACATGGATTTACTCCACCTGCTCTTTACCTCTTTGACCTGGGCATTGAGGGTCGGTGGGCAGTTCTCCCCAGTGTTTTTCCGAGTGTGGTGGTGGAAAGTGGAGTAGCGTGGAGTGTGCGGGAGCGGAAGGAGGTGTCGGCTCATGACTGCGATGGCAGAAGGTTTCGCAGGACTGGGTCTGCTCCTCGGCACGTACACCCCGAAGCTGGACGAGAAGGGACGCCTGATCCTTCCCGCGAAGTTCCGGGGGCGACTGTCCGGAGGTCTGGTCATGACCAAAGGGCAGGAGCGGTGCCTCTTTCTTCTTCCGATGGACGAGTTCCAGCAGATCTACACCCAGATCCGGCAGGCGCCGGTGACGAGCAAGGCAGCACGGGACTACACGCGAAACTTCCTGGCGGGAGCGAGCGACGAGGTCCCGGACAAGCAGGGCCGGGTCTCCATCCCGACGCACCTGCGTGAGTACGCCGGTCTTGGCCGCGAGGTGGTCGTGATCGGAGTGGGTACCCGCGTGGAGGTGTGGGACGCGGAGGCGTGGGCCACATATCAGGAACAGACCGAGCCCGACTACATCGATCAGGCCGAGGAGATCTTCCCCGGGCTGAGCTTCTAGGGCAGGCGGCGGACGGCCGTACGGCCAGGCCTCCTCCCGCAGGAACCGGCGCACTTCCCCGTCGCCGGACCCGTGCGGAGGGAGACCTGACCGGACGACCCCGCCCCGCCGGGCAGGCCGGTTCCGGCAGGACAGCACGACCGCAGGACCGTAGGACGGCACCAGGCAGGACCAGCACGACGCAGGAAGGAGACACCGATGAACGTGACCGGCAACGGTCCAGGCCCCGGCAGCGACGCCGCCGATCGCCACCTCCCGGTGCTGCTCCAGCGCTGCGTCGACCTGCTCGCCCCCGCGCTCGCCGAGCCCGGCTCGGTCCTGGTGGACTGCACGCTCGGCATGGGCGGCCACACCGAGGCCGTGCTGGAGCAGCTCCCGTCGGCCCGCGTGATCGGCATCGACCGCGACCCGCAGGCCCTCGCCCTCGCCGGCGACCGCCTGGCGCGGTTCGGCGACCGGTTCACGCCGGTGCACGCGGTGTACGACGAGATCACCGAGGTGGTCGACGAGCACGCCGGCGGTGCCGTGCAGGGCGTGCTCATGGACCTCGGCGTGTCCTCGCTGCAGCTCGACGAGACCGACCGCGGTTTCGCTTACGCGCAGGACGCGCCGCTCGACATGCGCATGGACTCCACCCAGGAGCTGACGGCGGCCGACGTGCTCAACACGTACGACGAGCGCGACCTCGCGCGGATCCTGCGGGAGTACGGCGAGGAGCGCTTCGCGGGCAAGATCGCGCGGGCGATCGTCCGCCGTCGGGCCGAGCGGGAGTGGGAACGCAGCGGCGAGCTCGTCGACCTGCTGCGCGCCGTCATCCCCGCCGCGACCCGCAAGACGGGCGGCCACCCGGGCAAGCGCACCTTCCAGGCGCTGCGCATCGAGGTGAACGGCGAGCTCGAGGTGCTCGAGCGGGCCGTGCCCGCCGCGATCGAGGCGCTCGCCGTGGGCGGCCGCATCGTCGTGGAGTCGTACCAGTCGCTCGAGGACCGGATCGTCAAGCGCGCCATCGCGCAGGGCACGACGTCGTCCGCCCCGCCCGGGCTGCCCGTCGAGCCCGAGACCCACCGGCCCTATCTCGAGGCGCTCACCCGGGGCGCGGAGGAGGCCGACGCCGCAGAGCTGGAGCGCAACCCGCGCTCGGCGTCGGTCCGGCTGCGCGCCGCCCAGCGGCTGCGCCCCACGCCCGAGCACCTGCTGAACCGCACCACCAGGCACCACACAGCGAAGGAGGACCGCCGATGAGTGCTACCAACGCCGCGACGGCCCGCGCAGTCCGTCCGGCCGAGCTGCCCCGCACCCGCAGGGCCCCGCTGACCGCGATCTCGGGAGGTGCCGCACAGCGCGGCCGCCGCCTGGACGTGGTCCGCGCGCCGCTGCACGCGAAGAGCCGCGTGCCGTTCTTCGTGCTGTGCGCCACCCTGATGGTCGGCTCGCTCGTGGCCGTCCTGGTGCTCAACACCACGCTCGCGCGCGGTTCCTACGAGATGTCGCAGCTGCAGGGGGAGGTCGCCCAGACCGCCCAGGACGTCCAGGGCCTGCAGGAGGACCTGAGCGCCGCCCACACGGACCTCCCGGACAAGGCCCGCGGCCTCGGCATGGTGCCCGCGGAGAACCCGACCATGGTCAGTGTCCGTACCGGCAAGGTGGTGAAGGGTACGGACCAGTGACAGGGACGACGCCGGGCTCGGGCCGGCAGCGCACCCCCTCGGGGCGCGCTGCCGGCCCGCGTTCGACGCCGCCCCGGTCGGGCCGGTCCGCCCAGGGTCAGGGCAAGCCCGCACCGGGCAAGTCCGCGCAGGGGGCGAGCCCGCCGCGCAAGGACCAGCCGAGCAAGGCGCAACCGAGCAGGGCCCAGCCCAAGGCCCGGCCGGCCACGGCGCAGCCCAAGAAGGCCCAGCCCAAGGCTCAGCCGAAGAAGTCCCGGCCGAGCAGGGCCCAGCCCGGCAAGTCCCAGCCGAACAAGTCCCAGCCGCGTACCTCCAGCACCCGGCTGGGCTTCGACGCGCCCGGCGCCCCGCGCGGCGCGGCCCCGCGCGCCGCGGCGCCCCGAAGCACCGCACCACGCCCCGCCCCGCCCGGCACCGCCGCCCCGCGCCCGGCGCGGTCCCCGGTGGCGCGGTCCCGCATGGTCCGCCCGCTGCCGCCCCGCCCGGGCCGGCCCGAGGTCCGGCAGCGCTGGCTCGTCGGCATCGCGGCCGTCGTCGTGCTCATCTTCCTGGTGCGGCTGGTCCACGTGCAGCTCATCGAGGGGCCGAGCCTGGCCGCCGAGGCCGAGGCCGCGCGCACGGCCACGGCCGTCACGCCCGCGCACCGGGGCGACATCACCGACGCGGACGGCGTCGTGCTCGCGACCTCGGTGGACCGGTACACGGTCGTGGGCGACCCGGTGGCGATCGAGGACTTCCGCGGCTCGGGCCGGGTGGACGCCGAGGGCGACAAGGTGCAGGACGGCGCCCTGGGCATCGCGCAGCTCCTCGCGCCGATCCTCGACATGCCCAAGGCCGAGCTCGCCGCCGACCTCGTGGGCAAGTCGCGCTACCGCGTGCTCGCCAAGAACGTGGTGCCCCAGGTGCAGCGCGCCATCGCGGACCTGCAGGTCCGCGCGTACATCCGCACCGACCTCACCTCGCGGCGCACGTACCCGTCGGGCGCCGTCGCGGGCTCGCTGGTCGGCTTCGTGAACGACGAGCAGACCGGGCAGGGTGGCATCGAGGCGGCCTACGACGACCTGCTGGCGGGCACCGCCGGCTCGGACACGTACGAGCGCAGCCTCGACGGCCTGCGCATCCCCGCCGCCGGCCAGGAGTCCGTCCCGGCGGTCCCGGGCGACAGCATCCAGCTCTCGCTGGTGCACGACATCCAGTGGAAGTCGCAGGACTCCATCGACGACGCCGTCCGCACCTCCGGTGCCGAGTACGGCATCGCCATCGTGCAGGACGTGCGTACGGGCGAGATCGTGGCGCTCGCCGACTCGGGGGCGGTGAACCCGAACGACCGCTCGACGTCGGCCGTCGCGGGCGGCTCGCGCGCCGTGAAGGACGTCTTCGACCCGGGCTCGACCGGCAAGGTCGTCACCATGGCCGCCGCGCTCGAGGGCGGCTACTGGACGCCCGAGAGCCAGTTCACCGTGCCGGACCGGTACACGACGCCGAACGGCCAGACGTTCCAGGACTCGCACGAGCACCCGGTGCAGAAGCTGACGCTGACGGGCGTCCTGGCGCAGTCGTCCAACACGGGCACGGTGCAGGCCGGCGAGAAGATCCCGCTGCAGACCCGGCAGGACTACCTCTACAAGTTCGGGTTCGGGCAGCCGACGGGCCTGAACCTGCCTGGCGAGTCGGCGGGCATCATGCCGCCCGCCGACGTCGCGGACTGGGACGGCCGCACACAGTACGCGGTGCTGTTCGGCCAGGGCCTGTCCGTCAACGCGATGCAGGCCACGAGCGTGTTCTCCACGGTGGCGAAC
Coding sequences within it:
- the mraZ gene encoding division/cell wall cluster transcriptional repressor MraZ; this encodes MTAMAEGFAGLGLLLGTYTPKLDEKGRLILPAKFRGRLSGGLVMTKGQERCLFLLPMDEFQQIYTQIRQAPVTSKAARDYTRNFLAGASDEVPDKQGRVSIPTHLREYAGLGREVVVIGVGTRVEVWDAEAWATYQEQTEPDYIDQAEEIFPGLSF
- a CDS encoding AAA family ATPase, producing MHTEPATSGLTDPHYAGGPAPQAAPGPGALDELVETMARVRGAVESVVTGRPGLADITLAVLLAEGHLLVEDVPGVGKTTLAKAVARSIDCHVGRIQFTPDLLPSDLTGVNIFRTGTHEFEFRPGPVFSNIVIGDEINRASPKTQSALLECMEEGQTTVDGTTHQLPRPFLVVATQNPVEMEGTYPLPEAQRDRFMARITVGYPDIDAEMLMLDRQEATTPLAHLEAVTDGHTLLRFSALVRSLYASPSVKRYVVGLVGATREHPGLRLGASPRASLQLLRAAKAIAAMAGRDHVLPDDIQRLARPVLAHRLILTTEARLGGVTPETLVDEIVQRTPVPALEPADRRQF
- a CDS encoding transglutaminase family protein, with product MIPAHRGPLVRTVASGVLVAIAVIASMHALTLVIDPGPWLTAGTTGVLLVSATTCVVRYVLLRNAVDRAATRRAAGQGPSADRAADRAAGGASFVATAAGLVVAVWYVLARYGGPGQRFEPFVGPDAVEQALERFRQATELMSTQVAPVDPGPAISMVAVGGTLLVLLVVDSLAGARMPGFAGVPLLLLWTPPLTLIGDVQWPVFVISVTAILLLLTVDPVGVTPGRRTDSESAAVRRAQRFRSGITALTSVAVAAASLGVATGMAALPALAGTWNQLISTPSDTVELSSELDMRQPLSARSANTVLTYTMADGEPTGPLRVMTLTAFDGVQTNRNVPTGGLATFDATTVLAPPGEGAAGESRRMDVRIGQLDGAELPLPLEPRTVDVDGDWAYDALRDEVRSNQGTEQGAPYTVDVLDRGLTPELLRATPASGDPRSAGYTEVPDTEHREDIAAYAQEVVGDAPTRFDAVVALQNHLRSGAGFVYNPDADYRGSSDTVWDFLQNKEGYCTQYALSMMVMARSLDIPARIGVGWLPGRPDGNGSYRVTGQDSHAWPEIYFPSVGWVRFEPTPQVQTGPLPAYANPGTGTAPSALPTPSRAPEVPTQQPSQQPEESGAGATEDASAGSQVSDRTLPGWAWAVAVIIALGVLGGAAWLLLRRRAEVEELDPERAWARVLALLAEQEVRLGPSVTLRRAPEVIADEVRTRTGTPLPDDVAERLTALADAAEDERYARDSTPPTAAELEELTTTVTTELAAALTRKP
- a CDS encoding DNA polymerase IV, yielding MSKGPRSAAARRNWGSDESGCSVLHLDMDAFFASCELARRPELRGLPVIVGAQERGVVLAATYEARAFGVRSAMPMTRARVLCPQAVVVRPDHDLYRDVSRSVMGMLHEVTPLVEQISVDEAFLDVSGARRRLGPPTVIGAALRRRIEREHGVTASVGIARNKFVAKLASTHSKPDGLMLVPVSATVDFLHTLPVGALWGVGEKTEKSLAAWGITTVEELANTDLPSLQAAVGRVSGAHLHDLAWGRDPRPVVPEHHEQSIGAETTFGTDQDDTETVNRRVLELSDRVAARLRHQGVMARTVSVKVRSSDFATFTRSRTLDGPTDVAREIYLVARELVAAVDLGGLPVRLVGVRGENLRQRDGSTQQLTLEEAVDPRSGAQREAEVALDAVREKFGKTAIDLGVHRKNGTHLY
- a CDS encoding DUF58 domain-containing protein, encoding MTWRDTLARISRVRLTPRGIGAACVGGVLIPLGLVLTLPDLVGLGAAALIAVAVAWLVIGTQRLESGRGALQVTRSVAPNPVVRDRTAEVSLLVAAHQASGAAYERLSRLRLSEQAAHELAGHQGIRARVSARADRITVHYSLTPMRRGRWSLGPLLTTRTDVFGLVRATQPLGRATHVPVWPRTVELAVRTRSVGDVDHSATGARLQSSDDSVLREYVAGDDPRRVHWASAARRGQLMVRADESAGVRPVSVLLDRSLLPHWQESGSMRRPAAVDDGEWAVELAASIATSFLDGGHPARLVTTSVAPSVEGVRFATTRASRSALLDACVDIRGHRGVSEGQHATSTTARALRLARAPGEIVVAVLGPQGPDARHDLAALGAEGTCWALLVAPRGAGFQHELDQTAAELRASGWHVSTCEARTDPERAWALLAERAP
- a CDS encoding DUF3040 domain-containing protein, producing MPLSEYEQRVLEQMERALTSDDPRLANTLQSTGRGNALRYVLSGAGVVVGLLLLVVGAATSRTWLGAIGFVLMFAGVVFAFLGPRKKQQEGPVGVVGEDGTVQPPQGGARKARKRQGGSRSGGFLARLEERWENRRNQGGR
- a CDS encoding SAV_6107 family HEPN domain-containing protein, with product MQSQSGRDVVSARMLVPRAVPPGVSALLRKADAELAEAARAADPGDRFVHAHLAAIRSAAAIVALRGRPSARSGARTVWDMLAHAEPDLAAWSGYFASGAPLRAAVDAGRPEQVEAARADELLACAEDFRDEVAMLVDPQTGFATQRLTLVPEAS
- a CDS encoding spermidine synthase, translated to MARRSARRRPSSSAPLTLPAELPVGPVPISTGTAEVVRDPDFPQRVTLHVNGVPSSSLDLADPGFLDFEYMQQMAAFVALLPPGPLRVLHLGAAGSAFARHVEHERPGSRQLGVDLDPRLLELVREWFALPRSPLLRLRADDAGRALASARDASYDVVVRDVFAGDRTPAHLVGTGFAAEAHRVLRPGGILLVNCADRPPLTTARREVASLAEAFGPGAAAQGRLAAVAEPAILKGRRYGNLVLAAVREVPEDGPGDDVGGADPGDARDDDPRATQKGAQDGPQAPGQAGSDVGQPDLRDARLGRALRALAVPATLLAGDDAAAFAGTAAPLETAAPA
- the rsmH gene encoding 16S rRNA (cytosine(1402)-N(4))-methyltransferase RsmH, whose translation is MNVTGNGPGPGSDAADRHLPVLLQRCVDLLAPALAEPGSVLVDCTLGMGGHTEAVLEQLPSARVIGIDRDPQALALAGDRLARFGDRFTPVHAVYDEITEVVDEHAGGAVQGVLMDLGVSSLQLDETDRGFAYAQDAPLDMRMDSTQELTAADVLNTYDERDLARILREYGEERFAGKIARAIVRRRAEREWERSGELVDLLRAVIPAATRKTGGHPGKRTFQALRIEVNGELEVLERAVPAAIEALAVGGRIVVESYQSLEDRIVKRAIAQGTTSSAPPGLPVEPETHRPYLEALTRGAEEADAAELERNPRSASVRLRAAQRLRPTPEHLLNRTTRHHTAKEDRR